From one Gracilibacillus salinarum genomic stretch:
- the spoVB gene encoding stage V sporulation protein B: protein MTKQNFLKGTIILIIAGMITRFLGFVNRIVVARLMGEEGIGLYNMALPTLFLMYTISQIGLPIAISKRVAEADARGDFVKIKQILIISLSITISLSVVSTVLMYLIIPYVANHLLTDPRVYYPMMAILPIIPISAVAAVIRGYFQGRQNMKPQSIAQVIEQVVRIGFILVLVTWLAPRGIEFAAAGAMIAVIIGEAVSLLFMLKMFRLKKRIKLRKNILKYVKTGSDTLKQLFSIAIPSTASRLVNSIANFLEPILVAQSLALAGFQATVATKQYGALTGYALPLLFLPTFITHSLAVALVPNISEAEAKQHKKLIHYRIHQAIRLSFASGAIATVLLTLFADAILQYMYGTNNASLFLKIMAPCFLFMYIQFPLNASLQALDLAKQAMWNNIGSTIIKFIILIVLTTNPQIGIYGAAIAMSVGVIIGTVFHLITLFRAIKFYIPMKMILKMIALIGLTFWMGQLLIQLFDFQIEHTLRFLFIVILLFIGYLIFLFCLQFINKDELQQLRKNK, encoded by the coding sequence GTGACCAAACAAAATTTTTTAAAAGGGACAATTATTCTAATCATTGCTGGTATGATTACACGTTTTTTAGGCTTTGTTAATCGAATCGTTGTCGCCAGATTAATGGGAGAGGAAGGTATCGGTTTATATAATATGGCCTTACCTACCTTGTTCTTAATGTATACCATTTCGCAAATTGGCTTACCAATTGCCATATCCAAAAGAGTTGCGGAAGCTGATGCGAGAGGTGACTTTGTTAAAATCAAGCAAATATTAATAATCTCACTTTCCATCACGATATCGCTAAGTGTTGTCTCAACAGTACTTATGTACCTGATCATCCCATATGTGGCGAATCATTTATTAACAGATCCTCGAGTCTATTATCCAATGATGGCGATTCTTCCAATCATTCCAATCAGTGCTGTTGCAGCAGTTATCCGAGGATATTTCCAAGGCAGACAAAATATGAAGCCGCAAAGTATTGCACAGGTGATTGAGCAAGTAGTACGGATTGGTTTCATACTCGTTCTGGTGACTTGGCTCGCTCCACGTGGTATTGAATTTGCCGCTGCAGGAGCTATGATCGCAGTTATCATTGGTGAAGCTGTATCTTTATTATTCATGTTAAAAATGTTCCGTCTAAAAAAACGAATCAAGCTCCGCAAAAACATTTTAAAATATGTAAAAACAGGTTCAGATACATTAAAGCAATTATTCTCGATCGCAATACCAAGTACCGCCAGCCGGTTAGTTAACTCGATTGCCAATTTTTTAGAGCCTATATTAGTAGCACAGAGTTTGGCACTTGCCGGGTTTCAGGCAACCGTTGCAACCAAACAATATGGGGCTTTGACCGGATATGCATTGCCGTTACTATTTTTACCAACCTTCATCACACATTCACTAGCAGTTGCACTCGTTCCCAATATTAGTGAAGCAGAGGCCAAACAGCATAAAAAATTAATTCATTACCGGATTCACCAGGCAATACGGCTCTCCTTCGCTTCCGGTGCAATTGCAACTGTACTGTTAACTCTTTTTGCTGATGCTATTTTACAATATATGTATGGGACTAATAATGCTAGTCTGTTCTTGAAAATTATGGCTCCTTGTTTTTTATTTATGTATATTCAGTTTCCGCTTAATGCTTCTTTACAAGCACTCGATCTCGCCAAACAAGCGATGTGGAATAATATCGGATCGACCATTATCAAATTTATAATTTTAATCGTGCTTACGACTAATCCGCAAATCGGAATTTACGGAGCAGCTATCGCGATGAGTGTCGGTGTTATTATCGGAACCGTATTTCATCTAATTACATTATTCCGTGCGATTAAATTTTATATCCCTATGAAAATGATTCTCAAAATGATTGCTTTAATTGGATTAACATTCTGGATGGGACAATTATTGATTCAACTATTCGATTTTCAAATCGAGCACACTCTCCGCTTTTTGTTTATCGTCATTCTTCTGTTTATCGGTTACTTGATTTTCTTATTTTGTTTACAATTTATTAACAAGGATGAGTTGCAGCAATTACGGAAAAATAAATAG
- a CDS encoding TIGR04086 family membrane protein, whose protein sequence is MKTIVGVLYGWIGIFAVMLVASIILTILLRFTSLGESTLEMSTLFISFIALFTGGLIAGLKAKHKGIWVGVLTSLFFTFIVFCYRFLGLHLGFSVIELVNHTSYLLLAIIGAIIGVNLSSEEEA, encoded by the coding sequence GTGAAAACAATCGTTGGTGTACTGTATGGCTGGATTGGCATTTTTGCGGTTATGTTAGTCGCGAGTATTATTTTAACGATTTTATTACGTTTTACGTCGCTAGGAGAATCCACACTGGAGATGTCTACGCTATTTATCAGTTTTATTGCATTATTTACTGGAGGGCTGATTGCCGGGTTAAAAGCAAAACACAAGGGCATTTGGGTAGGAGTATTAACCAGCTTATTTTTTACCTTTATCGTGTTTTGCTACCGATTCTTGGGCTTACATCTTGGGTTTTCCGTGATTGAGCTGGTCAACCATACGTCCTATTTATTATTAGCCATTATCGGCGCGATCATCGGCGTCAACCTGTCATCCGAAGAAGAAGCATAA
- the recJ gene encoding single-stranded-DNA-specific exonuclease RecJ codes for MLESQSNWIFTYKNTDQESTDILAGVNVSPVIKQLLWQQGIDTEEKVERFLRPSLDQLHNPEQFNQIDKAVQRVRQAIEAGESILVYGDYDADGVTSTTVMVEALRESGAMCDYYIPNRFTEGYGPNEEAFREAHRQGFQLIITVDNGIAGVEEVAVANQLGMDVIITDHHEAQEALPEAHAIIHPKCSEDYPFKELAGVGVAFKFAQQLLGYFPEQFLDLVVVGTIADLVPLHDENRVLVHHGLKALSRSERKGLKALKKLCQIEGNVTEEDIGFRIGPRLNAVGRLQDANLAVDLLLTEDPQEAEELANYVQDLNTERQKIVADITKEAISQYEAADHTKQVIIVVKEGWNQGVLGIVASKLVQTYYRPAIVLAIDSETKKAKGSARSIDGFDMFQNCMQHRELFTHFGGHAQAAGMTLPVENIEVLETELDTLARQQLTEEDFKPQLSISGSLAISDIDMTLLETIDQLAPFGMGNPKPLFHFEATPSDIKQIGATKNHLKMRFSENGQQLDTIGFGLGEKVPYLAKQTPLEVVGELQINEWNGIRKPQMLIKDMAVTSWQLFDFRGMRNWQEQVNIEKPNQYFVSFQGSDIQGVPVCDKDTVLAVSHPIEALYLLDVPSKLEDLQILIDKVKFERLIVCFSTNDSQYFRSLPNRDEFKWLYQLMLKRKYFDYKVDAPKLASFKGWKLDKIKFMFQVFHELNFVTRKDGVIVPTDEPSKKDLTEASVYQDRKHEMELEEIFIYSSYSQLKTWFSEQMEKRSNEEEMVYGL; via the coding sequence ATGTTGGAAAGTCAATCAAATTGGATTTTTACATATAAGAATACGGATCAGGAATCAACCGATATACTAGCGGGTGTGAACGTATCTCCTGTCATTAAGCAATTGTTGTGGCAGCAAGGGATTGATACAGAAGAGAAAGTTGAACGATTCTTGCGACCTTCTCTTGATCAGTTACACAACCCGGAACAGTTCAACCAGATTGATAAGGCCGTACAGCGAGTCAGACAGGCAATTGAAGCTGGAGAAAGTATTCTTGTATACGGGGATTATGACGCAGATGGCGTTACTTCCACTACAGTCATGGTAGAAGCTTTACGTGAAAGTGGGGCAATGTGTGATTACTATATTCCCAATCGTTTTACAGAAGGATATGGACCAAATGAAGAAGCTTTTCGAGAAGCGCATCGCCAAGGATTTCAGTTGATCATCACTGTTGATAATGGAATTGCTGGAGTAGAAGAAGTAGCGGTCGCTAATCAATTAGGGATGGATGTTATCATAACAGATCACCATGAAGCGCAAGAAGCATTACCAGAAGCGCATGCAATCATTCACCCGAAATGTTCGGAAGACTATCCTTTTAAGGAATTAGCAGGTGTAGGGGTAGCTTTTAAATTTGCACAGCAATTATTAGGCTATTTTCCTGAACAGTTCTTAGATTTAGTCGTCGTGGGTACGATTGCCGATCTGGTTCCGTTACATGATGAAAACAGAGTACTTGTTCACCATGGACTAAAGGCATTAAGTCGATCAGAGCGTAAAGGCTTGAAAGCATTAAAGAAGCTATGTCAAATTGAAGGAAACGTAACAGAAGAAGACATTGGCTTCCGGATTGGACCACGCTTAAATGCAGTTGGTCGTCTGCAGGATGCAAATTTGGCGGTAGACCTTTTGTTAACGGAAGATCCGCAAGAAGCTGAGGAATTAGCAAATTACGTACAGGATCTGAATACAGAAAGACAAAAAATAGTGGCAGATATCACCAAAGAAGCAATAAGCCAGTATGAAGCGGCTGATCATACGAAACAAGTCATCATTGTCGTAAAAGAAGGATGGAACCAGGGTGTGCTTGGTATCGTCGCTTCTAAATTAGTGCAAACTTATTATCGACCTGCCATTGTTCTGGCAATAGATAGTGAGACGAAGAAAGCAAAAGGTTCAGCGCGTAGTATTGATGGTTTTGATATGTTCCAAAATTGTATGCAGCATCGAGAGCTTTTTACTCATTTCGGCGGGCACGCTCAAGCTGCTGGTATGACACTTCCAGTCGAGAATATCGAAGTACTTGAGACAGAATTGGATACATTAGCAAGGCAACAATTGACAGAAGAGGATTTTAAACCACAACTGTCTATTAGTGGATCATTAGCCATTTCAGATATTGACATGACGTTATTGGAAACCATTGATCAGCTGGCACCATTTGGAATGGGAAATCCTAAACCTCTATTTCATTTTGAAGCAACACCGAGTGACATCAAACAAATTGGTGCAACAAAAAACCATCTAAAAATGAGGTTTTCAGAAAATGGTCAGCAATTAGATACGATCGGTTTTGGTTTAGGAGAGAAAGTTCCATATCTGGCAAAGCAAACACCTCTCGAAGTGGTAGGAGAATTGCAAATTAATGAATGGAATGGCATTCGTAAACCACAGATGCTGATCAAGGATATGGCGGTAACGAGCTGGCAATTATTCGATTTTCGTGGAATGAGGAACTGGCAAGAGCAGGTCAATATCGAAAAGCCCAACCAATATTTTGTTAGTTTTCAAGGAAGTGACATACAAGGTGTTCCAGTCTGTGATAAAGATACGGTATTAGCTGTGTCTCATCCGATAGAGGCGCTCTATTTGCTCGATGTTCCTTCTAAATTAGAAGATTTGCAAATATTAATAGATAAGGTGAAATTCGAGCGACTAATTGTTTGTTTTTCAACGAATGACAGCCAATATTTCCGTTCTTTACCTAATCGTGATGAATTTAAGTGGCTGTATCAATTGATGTTGAAGCGGAAATACTTTGATTACAAGGTAGATGCTCCTAAGCTGGCGTCATTTAAAGGCTGGAAATTGGACAAGATCAAGTTTATGTTCCAAGTTTTTCATGAATTGAATTTTGTTACTCGTAAAGATGGAGTAATTGTCCCAACTGATGAACCTTCTAAAAAAGATTTAACAGAAGCGAGCGTCTATCAGGATCGTAAACATGAGATGGAATTAGAAGAAATTTTTATTTATTCATCTTATTCACAATTAAAAACATGGTTCTCTGAGCAAATGGAGAAGAGGAGCAATGAGGAGGAAATGGTTTATGGACTATAA
- the secDF gene encoding protein translocase subunit SecDF produces the protein MVKRGRIVAFFLIVLVLGATIGTTYQGIAKNIKLGLDLQGGFEVLYNVEPLDEDEEVTRSVLESTVETLERRVNSIGISEPSFNIEEPNRIRVQLAGVEDQDQAREMLSTTAQLTFRDVNGKKYLDGSDIQAGSAKQDFDPDTNQPIVTLKFKDADRFGDTTKQILDDSELADQVVIWMDYEEGDTYEEEMQKEDSKVISAPSVSQVLRTKDIMITGDFTIEEAQQLANLLNAGSLPTDLEEEYSTSVGAQFGQQALDKTIFASVLGVVLIFIYMMFYYRFPGFIAAITLSIYIYLVLLVFELMNGVLTLPGIAALVLGVGMAVDANIITYERIKEELREGKSIKAAFKAGNQQSLSTIFDANITTMIAAAVLFIFGTSSVKGFATLLMVSIVLSFVTAVFGSRLFLGFWVNSNFLNKRPGWFGVKKDDIIDLNSREEVEPKFFGRQFDFVKHRKKFFSISISLVALGIICLAVFRLNLGIDFVAGSRVEVLADQSLTTEEIEQEFEKLDLEVSAPVVLSGEDENIAVARFENELSEDKVAEVRTHFEDKYGSAPTVNTVSPVVGKELAQNAVLAVIYASIGIIIYVTIRFEFYSALTAILALLHDAFFIIALFSITRLEFDITIIAAILTIVGYSINDTIVTFDRIRENLKKRKKVKSFAELAKIVNHSLMQTFARSINTVLTVIFAAAMLLFFGASAITNFSFALVVGLIAGTYSSLFIAAQVWLVWRGKSVKEKPIEYKEKKYNDGPQV, from the coding sequence ATGGTGAAAAGAGGGAGAATCGTTGCGTTTTTCCTAATTGTGTTAGTGTTAGGAGCGACGATTGGTACTACATATCAAGGTATTGCAAAAAATATTAAATTAGGACTTGATTTACAAGGTGGTTTCGAGGTTCTTTATAATGTTGAACCATTAGATGAAGATGAGGAAGTAACAAGAAGTGTACTTGAATCTACGGTTGAAACACTGGAAAGACGCGTAAATTCGATTGGGATCAGTGAACCAAGCTTTAATATCGAAGAACCGAATCGTATTCGTGTACAACTCGCAGGTGTCGAAGATCAAGATCAGGCAAGAGAGATGCTGTCAACAACAGCACAACTGACATTCCGTGATGTGAATGGAAAGAAATATCTGGATGGTTCTGATATTCAGGCTGGCAGTGCAAAGCAAGACTTTGATCCAGATACGAATCAACCGATTGTAACGCTCAAGTTTAAAGATGCCGATCGATTTGGTGATACGACGAAGCAAATTTTAGACGACTCTGAACTCGCAGATCAAGTAGTTATTTGGATGGACTACGAAGAAGGCGATACATATGAAGAGGAAATGCAAAAAGAGGATTCTAAAGTTATTTCTGCTCCATCTGTGAGTCAAGTATTAAGAACAAAAGATATCATGATTACTGGTGACTTCACAATTGAAGAAGCACAGCAATTGGCCAACTTATTAAACGCTGGTTCCTTACCAACTGATCTAGAGGAAGAGTATTCAACTTCTGTTGGTGCCCAATTCGGGCAGCAAGCGTTGGACAAAACAATTTTTGCCAGTGTATTAGGTGTTGTCTTAATCTTTATTTATATGATGTTCTACTACCGATTCCCAGGATTCATTGCCGCAATCACGCTAAGTATTTACATTTATTTAGTACTGCTTGTCTTCGAATTAATGAACGGTGTCTTAACCTTGCCGGGTATTGCCGCATTGGTTTTAGGGGTTGGTATGGCAGTTGATGCCAATATCATAACGTATGAACGGATTAAAGAAGAATTAAGAGAAGGTAAATCGATCAAAGCTGCATTTAAAGCAGGTAATCAGCAATCGTTATCGACGATCTTTGATGCGAACATCACGACAATGATAGCTGCTGCCGTTTTATTTATATTCGGAACGAGCTCTGTGAAAGGTTTTGCGACCTTATTAATGGTAAGTATCGTGCTAAGTTTTGTGACAGCTGTGTTTGGCTCCAGACTGTTCCTAGGCTTTTGGGTAAACAGTAATTTCTTAAACAAACGTCCAGGCTGGTTTGGCGTCAAAAAGGATGACATTATTGACCTCAACAGCCGGGAAGAAGTTGAACCGAAATTTTTCGGGCGTCAATTTGATTTTGTCAAACATCGCAAGAAGTTTTTCAGCATTTCCATTTCATTAGTGGCGCTAGGTATTATCTGTCTGGCTGTGTTCAGACTGAATCTTGGCATCGACTTTGTAGCTGGTTCTCGAGTAGAGGTGCTTGCTGACCAGTCATTAACAACAGAAGAAATTGAGCAAGAGTTTGAAAAGCTTGATTTAGAAGTGAGTGCGCCTGTTGTCTTGTCTGGGGAAGATGAAAATATTGCAGTTGCTCGATTTGAAAATGAACTTTCCGAAGACAAAGTAGCGGAAGTGAGAACTCATTTTGAAGACAAATACGGTAGTGCACCTACTGTTAATACGGTCTCTCCTGTTGTAGGAAAAGAATTAGCTCAAAATGCTGTGTTGGCAGTAATCTATGCATCAATCGGGATTATCATTTATGTGACGATCCGTTTTGAGTTTTACTCAGCACTTACCGCGATCCTTGCCTTACTGCATGATGCCTTTTTCATCATTGCTCTGTTTAGTATCACAAGGCTCGAATTTGATATTACGATTATCGCGGCCATTCTGACAATTGTCGGTTATTCGATTAATGATACCATTGTTACGTTTGACCGGATCAGAGAAAATCTTAAGAAACGGAAGAAGGTTAAATCGTTTGCTGAGCTTGCCAAAATCGTAAATCATAGTTTAATGCAGACCTTTGCAAGAAGTATTAACACTGTATTAACAGTTATCTTTGCAGCAGCTATGCTATTATTCTTCGGTGCAAGCGCGATTACTAACTTCTCATTCGCCCTGGTTGTTGGCTTAATCGCCGGAACGTACTCTTCGCTGTTTATCGCAGCACAAGTATGGCTGGTATGGCGAGGTAAATCAGTAAAAGAAAAACCGATCGAATACAAAGAAAAGAAATATAACGACGGACCACAAGTGTAA
- a CDS encoding adenine phosphoribosyltransferase, with translation MDYKQYITVVEDWPKEGVRFKDITTLMDNGPAYKSAVDEIVAYAQDKKIDLVVGPEARGFIVGCPVSYALEIGFAPVRKEGKLPREVVKVDYGLEYGENVLTIHKDAIKPGQRVLITDDLLATGGTIEATIKLVEELGGIVVGCAFLIELTYLSGRDKLDGYDVLTLMEY, from the coding sequence ATGGACTATAAACAGTATATTACAGTAGTAGAAGATTGGCCGAAAGAAGGAGTTCGTTTTAAAGATATTACGACGCTGATGGATAACGGGCCTGCTTATAAATCAGCAGTAGATGAAATTGTCGCATATGCCCAAGATAAAAAAATTGACCTTGTAGTAGGACCGGAAGCGAGAGGTTTTATTGTAGGATGTCCTGTATCCTATGCACTTGAAATAGGTTTTGCACCAGTAAGAAAAGAAGGGAAGCTTCCGAGAGAAGTTGTCAAAGTCGATTACGGACTTGAATATGGTGAAAATGTGTTAACGATTCATAAAGATGCCATTAAGCCAGGTCAGCGAGTATTGATTACAGATGATTTACTAGCAACTGGTGGAACGATCGAAGCAACCATCAAGCTAGTAGAAGAACTAGGTGGTATCGTAGTCGGTTGTGCCTTTTTAATTGAATTGACTTATTTAAGTGGCCGCGACAAGTTAGACGGATATGACGTATTAACACTAATGGAATATTAA
- a CDS encoding DUF421 domain-containing protein produces the protein MGVEEILAIILRTIFYYFLVVIIFRMMGKREVGELSLLDIVVYIMIAEVAVLTIADLELSFTYGLIPMILLMIIQWLTAWVSLKSPLFRAWFEGKPSIIIAQGKIDENEMKKNRFNFDDLLQQLREHGTESINDVAYAILEPSGKLSILEKNQQNVQPVIDGLVLPLIVDGRIQEKALTHLAKDQNWVIEEVRDRGFHSVEEISFCSIDVNNEWYIDKKNEKQ, from the coding sequence GTGGGCGTTGAGGAGATTTTGGCCATCATACTGCGGACAATCTTTTACTATTTTCTGGTAGTCATAATTTTTCGAATGATGGGTAAGAGAGAAGTGGGAGAGTTAAGTCTGCTTGATATTGTCGTTTATATTATGATTGCTGAAGTAGCTGTTCTTACCATTGCTGATTTGGAGTTATCATTTACTTATGGATTAATTCCGATGATTCTGTTAATGATTATACAATGGCTGACGGCTTGGGTATCATTAAAAAGTCCGTTATTCCGTGCCTGGTTTGAAGGCAAACCGTCGATTATCATCGCTCAAGGTAAAATTGATGAGAACGAAATGAAAAAGAATCGATTTAATTTTGACGATTTACTACAGCAATTACGAGAACATGGAACAGAAAGCATAAATGATGTTGCCTATGCCATCCTGGAGCCATCTGGAAAGCTGTCGATACTAGAAAAAAATCAACAGAATGTGCAGCCTGTCATTGATGGGTTGGTTTTGCCGTTAATTGTGGATGGGAGAATTCAAGAGAAAGCATTAACGCATTTAGCCAAAGATCAGAATTGGGTGATTGAGGAAGTGCGTGACCGTGGCTTTCATTCAGTTGAAGAGATATCCTTTTGTTCGATTGACGTCAATAATGAATGGTATATCGATAAGAAGAATGAAAAACAATAA
- the yajC gene encoding preprotein translocase subunit YajC, with translation MEFLATFGPLVLMIVIFYFLLIRPQQKKQKQVRQMQSELKKGDKIVTIGGFHGIVHALDEDSLVLITGDGTKLTYDRSAVRDVVEQS, from the coding sequence ATGGAATTTTTAGCAACCTTTGGTCCACTTGTTTTAATGATTGTGATCTTTTACTTTTTATTAATCAGACCACAACAAAAGAAACAAAAGCAAGTGCGTCAAATGCAGTCCGAACTGAAAAAAGGGGACAAGATTGTAACAATTGGTGGTTTCCACGGTATTGTTCATGCATTGGATGAAGACAGCCTTGTACTTATTACAGGTGATGGAACAAAACTTACATACGACCGCTCAGCAGTGCGCGACGTAGTAGAACAGAGCTAA
- a CDS encoding ArsB/NhaD family transporter, which yields MSVTIAIAVFIISYIFIMSEKINRALVALAGGVLLLLTGVYQWEDAVTSYIDWNTVALLFAMMVLVAITRKTGVFTYIAIWLAKLVKGKPIPLMIGIGFLTAIGSALLDNVTTVLLFVPVILTLTNLLQLPTFPYLLTIILTANIGGTATLIGDPPNIMIGQAVPHLTFLSFLQHTAPIALLLLGLVLVLLSIWFRKQLKQIDSNRIDELMQMKESQYLKKSPLLFQSLSILLLTIIGFLLHPVFHIDLTIIALCGAILLLIVSEKEVETDKIFEQVEWVTLFFFIGLFMLVGGLEEVGVIDELARSIMWLTEGDMTNTALLLLWVSGIFSGIIDNIPFVAAMIPVIEEFETYGMTNLDPLWWSLALGACLGGNGTLIGASANVVVAGLADAQNKPIAFVKFMLYGIPVVILSLIISTIYIYFRYLLPFQQPL from the coding sequence ATGTCAGTAACCATCGCCATAGCCGTTTTTATCATTAGTTATATATTTATAATGTCAGAGAAAATAAATCGTGCACTAGTAGCATTAGCAGGTGGGGTATTATTGCTTTTAACAGGGGTATACCAATGGGAGGATGCGGTAACTTCCTATATTGACTGGAATACTGTTGCGCTATTGTTTGCGATGATGGTGTTAGTAGCGATAACGAGAAAAACAGGCGTATTCACTTATATTGCCATTTGGCTTGCGAAATTAGTAAAAGGGAAGCCAATTCCGTTAATGATAGGGATCGGTTTTCTAACAGCAATTGGATCTGCGTTACTGGACAATGTAACAACCGTGCTGTTATTTGTACCTGTTATCTTAACCTTGACCAATTTATTGCAATTACCAACGTTCCCTTACTTGCTGACGATCATTTTAACAGCCAATATTGGGGGGACGGCAACATTAATAGGAGATCCACCTAATATTATGATTGGTCAAGCAGTACCTCATTTAACTTTTTTGTCTTTCCTGCAGCATACTGCACCGATAGCGTTACTATTGCTTGGGCTTGTACTGGTGCTGTTAAGTATATGGTTCCGAAAGCAGTTAAAACAGATCGATTCGAATCGCATAGATGAATTAATGCAAATGAAAGAATCTCAATACTTAAAAAAATCACCATTACTGTTCCAATCTCTATCCATCTTGTTATTAACCATAATAGGATTTCTGCTCCACCCTGTATTTCATATAGATTTAACGATCATTGCCTTATGTGGAGCGATTCTGTTACTTATTGTAAGTGAAAAAGAAGTAGAGACCGACAAAATTTTTGAACAAGTAGAATGGGTAACCTTATTTTTCTTTATCGGTTTGTTTATGCTCGTAGGCGGCTTGGAAGAAGTAGGCGTGATCGATGAATTAGCGCGTTCGATTATGTGGTTGACAGAAGGGGATATGACAAATACCGCTCTTCTTTTGTTATGGGTGTCCGGCATATTTTCCGGGATTATTGATAACATTCCGTTCGTAGCTGCGATGATACCTGTTATTGAAGAATTCGAAACGTACGGGATGACGAATCTCGATCCATTATGGTGGTCCCTTGCACTCGGAGCCTGTTTAGGTGGAAATGGCACATTAATTGGTGCTTCTGCAAATGTCGTAGTAGCTGGACTGGCTGATGCCCAAAATAAGCCAATTGCGTTCGTGAAATTTATGCTTTACGGTATTCCCGTAGTTATACTATCGCTCATTATATCTACAATCTATATTTATTTCCGCTATCTGTTGCCGTTTCAACAGCCTTTGTAA
- a CDS encoding LapA family protein, whose amino-acid sequence MKGQTYLILAVLFAVIIAIFAVINVDPVEVNYLFGTGEAPLILIILFSVLMGVIITAASGVIRVLRLQRELRAAKLEVSALQQEEKNNQSASKTDNTDGQIEDNGDKVK is encoded by the coding sequence ATGAAGGGACAGACATATTTAATTTTGGCTGTACTGTTTGCTGTTATTATTGCTATTTTTGCGGTGATCAATGTTGATCCTGTCGAGGTAAATTATTTATTTGGAACAGGTGAGGCGCCGTTAATCCTGATCATTTTATTCTCTGTATTAATGGGAGTTATCATAACTGCAGCATCTGGTGTAATTCGCGTACTGCGTTTACAAAGAGAATTGCGAGCTGCGAAGCTTGAAGTATCGGCACTTCAGCAAGAAGAAAAAAATAATCAATCCGCTTCAAAAACCGACAACACAGACGGTCAAATTGAAGATAACGGTGATAAAGTAAAATAA
- a CDS encoding post-transcriptional regulator: MVNRKQVSSWRNELDVVLESKMRELQLLDYSKTTIDDIWNCLVDKVWKGNPDKALYEVVQDILHLNPNIYMTYLTQKSWMDTNLQESLDALLGNRKSD, from the coding sequence ATGGTAAATCGTAAACAAGTTTCGTCCTGGCGGAACGAATTAGACGTAGTGCTTGAGAGTAAAATGCGTGAATTGCAATTACTCGATTATTCCAAAACAACGATTGATGATATTTGGAATTGCTTAGTGGATAAGGTCTGGAAGGGCAATCCTGACAAAGCGTTATATGAAGTGGTGCAGGACATTCTGCATTTAAACCCTAACATCTATATGACTTATCTAACACAAAAATCATGGATGGATACAAATCTGCAAGAATCGCTCGATGCCCTGTTAGGCAATCGGAAATCGGACTAA